A genomic segment from Nicotiana sylvestris chromosome 1, ASM39365v2, whole genome shotgun sequence encodes:
- the LOC138876986 gene encoding secreted RxLR effector protein 161-like yields MGLYARLQSNSKESQLKAVKRILRYFKGTQNLVLYYPSGDNFNLIGYADTDYACYLVDRKSTSGMAHFLGSCFISWGTRKQNSVALSTTEAKCCSCLVLCSFTMDQTTIGRFWCIH; encoded by the coding sequence ATGGGATTATATGCAAGGTTGCAATCAAATTCAAAGGAATCTCAACTGAAGGCTGTTAAGAGAATTCTGAGATATTTTAAGGGCACACAGAACCTGGTTCTGTACTATCCTTCAGGTGATAATTTCAACCTTATTGGTTATGCTGACACTGATTATGCATGCTATCTGGTGGACAGGAAAAGCACATCTGGAATGGCTCATTTCCTTGGATCATGTTTTATCTCATGGGGTACAAGGAAACAAAACTCAGTAGCTTTATCAACAACTGAAGCAAAATGTTGCAGCTGCCTCGTGCTGTGCTCATTCactatggatcaaacaacaattGGAAGATTTTGGTGTATACATTGA